In Candidatus Methylomirabilota bacterium, the genomic window GATCCGGGGAGAACAGATCATCCTCGGGCTGCGCCTCACCGAGGGGATCCCGCAGGCCTGGCTCGCGGCGCACTTCGCCGAAGAGCCGGAGCGTCTCGCGCGCGTCCTCGACCGCCACCTCGCCGCCGGCGTCCTCGAGGCGCGGGAGGGGCGGCTGTCGCTCACGTCCCGAGGCGTCCTGCTGTCGGACACGGTCTTCGCCGATCTCCTCTGACGTGGAACTCGGAGCGGGCTGCGCCCCTTCTCCGAGAGGAGAATGCCGCGCCCCCCGGGCCGCTCGGACGCGGGCTCCGAGTTCCGCATGCGAGCCGGGAAGCTTGACAACTCCGCGCCGTGGTTGGATATTTAGGGTGGAACCGGGTGATTCTGTCAGACCACGCGGAGGCCGCGTTGAACTGGGATGACCTTGGAGAGCGGGGCCGGCAGGTCCTGCAGGCTGTCATCTTCGAATACATCGTGACCGCGGAGCCGGTGGGCTCGCGCCAGGTGGCGAAGAAGTATGCCCTGGGGCTCTCGCCGGCCACCATCCGCAACACGATGGCCGACCTCGAGGAGCTCGGCTACCTCACCCACCCCCACACCTCGGCCGGCCGGGTCCCGACGGACAAGGCGTACCGCTTCTACGTCGACTCGCTCACGGGCTCGACCCAGATCGGCCGGCCCGAGGCGCTCCGGCTCCAGCGCCAGGTGTCGGGACCGGCCCGGACCGAGATCGACGACCTGATGGAGTCGACCTCCGCCCAGCTCTCGGCCCTCTCGCACTACGCCGCGGTGATCCTGGCGCCGCCGCTCCGGCAGACTCGGCTCGAGCGAATCGACCTCATCCCCGTCGCCGGCGACCGGGCGCTCCTCGTGCTGGCGACGGAGACCGGCTGGGGGACGAGCCGCATCCTCACGCTGGACGAGCGGGTGTCGCCGGCCGAGCTGCGGGAGGTGGCCCGCGTCCTGACGGAGCGCTACGGGGGCCTGAGCTTCCAGGAGATCCGGGACCGACTCGGGGACACCGGCGTGCCGGTCGATCAGGACCGGATCTCGCGGCTCGCGGCCGTCCTCGAGCGGAAGGCTTTCGCCTCGCTCTGGGACCGGAACCTCTACTACCACGGCGCGATGAACATCCTGGATCAGCCGGAGTTCGCCGACATCGGGGCGATGAAGGCCGTCCTCCGGGCCTTCGAAGAGAAGCGGCAGCTCATCGAGCTTCTCACCGCCCGCGCGGCGAGCCCGGAAGGGGTCCAGGTGGTGATCGGCTCCGAGATGCCGTATCAGGAGATGCAGGAGACGAGCCTGGTGGCGGCGTCCTACAAGTACGGCGATCGCGTGCTCGGCGTCCTCGGGGTGGTCGGCCCGCGCCGGATGCCATACGCCAAGATCGTCCCGCTCGTCGACTATACCGCGCGGCTCGTGTCGCGGCGCCTCAGCCGGATGACGCGACCCGAGCCGCCCGCCTAGAGTTCAGCATGGTCGAAGACCGCTGGGGAACCCCCGAGGAACCGAGCGCTGCGCCCCGAGACGCGGACGACGTGCTGGCGGGGGAGGCCGCGAGCTCCACCGACGGGGCCCTCGAGATCCTCCGAGCCCAGGCCGAGGCCAAGGCGCGCGAGGCGGCCGAGGCGCAGGACCGCTACGTGCGCGCGCTGGCCGACTTCGACAACTACAAGAAGCGCATCGGGCGCGAGCGGGACGAGTGGAGGCGACAGGCGCAGGAGCAGATCGTCCGCGAGATCCTGCCCGTCCTGGACAACTTCGACCGGGCGCTCTCCGCCGAGCCCGGATCCGACGGCGAGCGCGGATTCCGGGCCGGGGTGGAGCTGATCCACCGGGATTTCCTCAAGGCTCTCGAGCGTGTCGGCGTCCGGCCGTTCAGCGCCGTCGGAGAGTTCTTCGATCCCCAGCGCCACGAGGCGGTCGCCCGCGTCGAGCGGAGCGATGTCGCGGACCAGA contains:
- the hrcA gene encoding heat-inducible transcriptional repressor HrcA — translated: MNWDDLGERGRQVLQAVIFEYIVTAEPVGSRQVAKKYALGLSPATIRNTMADLEELGYLTHPHTSAGRVPTDKAYRFYVDSLTGSTQIGRPEALRLQRQVSGPARTEIDDLMESTSAQLSALSHYAAVILAPPLRQTRLERIDLIPVAGDRALLVLATETGWGTSRILTLDERVSPAELREVARVLTERYGGLSFQEIRDRLGDTGVPVDQDRISRLAAVLERKAFASLWDRNLYYHGAMNILDQPEFADIGAMKAVLRAFEEKRQLIELLTARAASPEGVQVVIGSEMPYQEMQETSLVAASYKYGDRVLGVLGVVGPRRMPYAKIVPLVDYTARLVSRRLSRMTRPEPPA
- the grpE gene encoding nucleotide exchange factor GrpE, producing the protein MVEDRWGTPEEPSAAPRDADDVLAGEAASSTDGALEILRAQAEAKAREAAEAQDRYVRALADFDNYKKRIGRERDEWRRQAQEQIVREILPVLDNFDRALSAEPGSDGERGFRAGVELIHRDFLKALERVGVRPFSAVGEFFDPQRHEAVARVERSDVADQTIVKEVLRGYLFHDRVLRPAQVVVAVEPPPPPDRRGVHP